GGTTAAGCTGATCGAAGAAAAACAGGCGTAAGAAAAAAACAAAGGAAAAGGAGGACGACGATATGATCGTTTCACCGATTTGTGAGATGCTGGGCATCAAATATCCTATTTTTCAGGGCGGTATGGCATGGATTGCTGACGGCAAGCTGGCGGCAGCGGTTTCCAATGGCGGCGGCCTTGGGATTATCTCTGCAATGAACGCAGGCGGCGATTATCTGAGAGAACAGATTCGCATTGCAAGAAGCCTGACAGATAAACCCTTCGGCGTGAATATCATGCTGATGAGTCCCCATGTGCAGGAAGTGGCAAAAATCGTTGCGGAGGAAAAGGTGGCGGTAGTCACCACAGGTGCAGGCATTCCCAATCAATATGTTCCCATGTGGAAGGAAGCAGGCATCAAGGTGATTCCTGTAGCGGCTTCTGTCGCAGCGGCAAAGATGATGGCGAGAGCAGGTGCAGATGCTGTCATTGCCGAAGGTGGCGAATCCGGCGGTCATATCGGCGAGCTTTCCACCATGCCCTTGGTTCCCCAGGTGGCAGATGCGGTGGATATCCCTGTACTGGCGGCAGGCGGCATCGGCGACGGCAGAGGGATGGCAGCGGCATTTATGCTGGGCGCAGTTGGCGTGCAGATGGGCACTCGTTTCCTGCTTGCAGAGGAATGTGGTGTGCATCAGAATTATAAGGATATGGTGAAAAAGGCAACGGATGTTTCCACAACAGCGACAGGCAGACGCTTCGGCGGCAGCACCTGCCGTGTGATGAAAAACCAGTTTGCCCGTCATTTTCTGCAGGTGGAATATGCC
This genomic window from Anaerotignum faecicola contains:
- a CDS encoding nitronate monooxygenase: MVSPICEMLGIKYPIFQGGMAWIADGKLAAAVSNGGGLGIISAMNAGGDYLREQIRIARSLTDKPFGVNIMLMSPHVQEVAKIVAEEKVAVVTTGAGIPNQYVPMWKEAGIKVIPVAASVAAAKMMARAGADAVIAEGGESGGHIGELSTMPLVPQVADAVDIPVLAAGGIGDGRGMAAAFMLGAVGVQMGTRFLLAEECGVHQNYKDMVKKATDVSTTATGRRFGGSTCRVMKNQFARHFLQVEYAPETTAEMVDKLGVGALRKAAVEGDTKEGCFMAGQIAGMVKKEQPAAEIVQEIAAEAEALLKGAAKWVK